In one window of Thermodesulfobacteriota bacterium DNA:
- the metG gene encoding methionine--tRNA ligase has translation MTFYITTPIYYVNAEPHIGHTYTTLVADAATRFHRLAGDETFFLTGTDEHGDKVAEAAAGRKMSPKEYADHISGIFRSTWPRLNVATDRFIRTTDPAHIRAVQHILNKVYEKGDIYFGEYGGLYCTGCERFYLERELIDGKCPDHQVTPVFVKEKNYFFRMSRYQDWLIDHIKNHPEFITPERYRNEALSFLSEPLEDLCISRPRSRLEWGIPLPFDDQFVTYVWFDALINYISGLGYPDSANFQKFWPAAEHIIAKDILKPHAIYWPTMLKSAGIQPYQRLHVHGYWNINESKMSKSLGNVIRPLDLSETYGVDTVRYFLLREMVFGLDATFSEEALIARRNSDLANDLGNLFSRALTMLEKYCNGVIPQPGLNEEIDEILKQRTLEASGHYGRHIKEFAFHKALAEIWEVINHANKYIVRTAPWELAKDEKDRGRLHTVLYNLTETLRVIAIQLSPFLPETAGKMRTALGYQETEHPAYADSMTWGLFSPGRTLKKGDPLFPRLETTKKIAEDTAKGDLKVNNETAMIDFPDFQKADLRVAEVISAEPVPKSKKLLKLKVLADRERTVVAGIAEFYKPEEVIGKKVIIVANLKPAMLMGVQSEGMVLAAKDASGLRVLTVDGEIEAGTRVS, from the coding sequence ATGACCTTTTATATAACCACGCCCATCTATTACGTGAATGCCGAGCCGCACATAGGACATACCTATACCACTCTGGTTGCTGACGCGGCCACACGTTTTCACCGTCTGGCCGGAGACGAGACCTTTTTCCTTACGGGCACGGATGAACATGGAGATAAGGTGGCCGAGGCCGCTGCCGGGCGTAAGATGTCTCCAAAGGAATATGCCGACCACATAAGCGGCATCTTCCGTTCTACCTGGCCCAGATTAAATGTCGCCACCGACCGGTTCATTCGTACCACAGACCCGGCCCATATACGGGCGGTTCAGCATATCCTGAATAAGGTATATGAGAAAGGTGATATCTATTTTGGCGAGTACGGCGGCCTTTATTGTACGGGGTGTGAGCGCTTCTATCTGGAACGGGAGCTGATAGACGGTAAATGTCCGGATCACCAGGTGACGCCGGTATTTGTCAAGGAAAAGAACTACTTCTTCCGTATGAGCCGGTATCAGGACTGGCTGATCGATCATATAAAAAACCACCCTGAGTTTATCACGCCGGAGCGCTATCGGAATGAAGCGCTGTCATTTTTAAGTGAGCCTCTGGAAGACCTCTGTATCTCCAGGCCGCGCTCACGCCTGGAATGGGGAATCCCCCTGCCCTTTGATGACCAGTTTGTCACTTATGTCTGGTTTGATGCCCTCATAAACTATATCTCCGGCCTCGGCTACCCGGACAGCGCTAATTTTCAGAAGTTCTGGCCCGCGGCAGAACACATCATAGCCAAAGACATACTCAAACCCCATGCCATCTACTGGCCGACCATGCTTAAATCCGCCGGGATTCAGCCTTATCAGCGCCTTCATGTCCACGGGTACTGGAACATAAATGAAAGTAAGATGTCCAAGAGCCTGGGGAACGTGATACGGCCCCTTGATTTATCAGAGACCTACGGCGTGGATACGGTGCGCTACTTTCTCCTGCGGGAAATGGTCTTCGGACTCGACGCCACCTTCAGTGAAGAGGCCCTCATCGCCCGCCGAAACTCCGACCTGGCCAATGACCTGGGCAACCTCTTCAGCCGGGCACTGACCATGCTTGAGAAATACTGTAACGGCGTTATTCCGCAACCGGGACTCAACGAAGAGATAGACGAAATACTGAAACAACGGACTCTCGAGGCCTCCGGACACTATGGCCGGCACATAAAAGAGTTCGCCTTTCATAAGGCCCTGGCGGAGATATGGGAAGTAATTAATCACGCCAACAAATATATTGTCCGGACCGCCCCCTGGGAATTGGCTAAAGATGAAAAAGATAGAGGGCGGCTGCACACCGTGCTTTATAACCTTACGGAAACGCTCCGTGTGATTGCTATCCAGCTTTCACCGTTTCTCCCGGAGACGGCGGGTAAGATGAGGACGGCCCTGGGCTATCAGGAAACGGAGCATCCGGCCTATGCAGACAGCATGACCTGGGGTTTATTTTCTCCCGGCCGGACCCTGAAAAAGGGAGACCCTCTTTTCCCGCGCCTCGAGACCACAAAGAAGATAGCGGAAGACACAGCCAAAGGGGATCTTAAAGTGAATAACGAGACGGCCATGATAGATTTTCCGGATTTCCAAAAAGCTGACCTTCGGGTGGCGGAAGTAATCTCCGCCGAGCCGGTTCCGAAGTCCAAAAAACTTTTAAAACTAAAGGTGTTAGCGGACCGGGAGCGTACAGTCGTAGCCGGTATCGCCGAATTCTATAAACCGGAAGAGGTCATTGGCAAGAAGGTTATTATCGTGGCTAATCTAAAGCCGGCCATGCTGATGGGTGTCCAGTCGGAAGGCATGGTACTGGCTGCCAAGGATGCCTCCGGACTCCGGGTACTGACCGTTGACGGTGAGATAGAGGCAGGCACGAGGGTGTCGTGA
- a CDS encoding EamA family transporter translates to MYCPWSVVRSFSVFFGFSGFKAFSLELSAFSYQPSTIHYRLYMHNWFSPSIACLILWGIWGFFPKLATNYLPPRSVFIYQAIGTLIVIFSVLISIDFRPEINTRGIIFSILAGLAAALGTVFFLLALAKGKASVVVTMTALYPLITLLLSAIFLKETLTLKQALGVLFSLAALLLFSL, encoded by the coding sequence ATGTATTGTCCGTGGTCCGTTGTCCGTAGTTTCTCTGTTTTCTTTGGTTTCTCTGGTTTTAAGGCTTTCAGCCTTGAGCTTTCAGCCTTCAGCTATCAACCATCGACTATTCACTATCGACTATATATGCATAACTGGTTCTCGCCATCTATCGCTTGCTTAATCCTATGGGGTATATGGGGCTTTTTCCCAAAACTGGCCACAAATTACCTGCCTCCCAGGAGCGTGTTTATTTACCAGGCCATTGGGACCCTTATAGTAATCTTCTCCGTTCTCATATCTATAGACTTCCGCCCTGAGATAAATACCCGGGGGATCATCTTTAGCATACTGGCCGGACTGGCCGCTGCCCTGGGTACGGTCTTTTTTCTGCTGGCGCTGGCTAAAGGCAAGGCATCGGTGGTGGTCACTATGACCGCCCTTTATCCCCTGATTACCCTCTTACTGAGCGCCATATTTCTAAAAGAGACCTTAACCCTGAAACAGGCCCTGGGCGTACTCTTCTCTCTGGCAGCCCTCCTGTTGTTCTCTTTATAA
- a CDS encoding (Fe-S)-binding protein — protein MVDPSWNKEGIKVTCQDPCNLVRKGLGDSVADDLRFVIKHVAGEENFVDMWPNKSNNYCCGGGGGYLQSGFVEKRRAFGRIKFDQIQATGADIVVTPCHNCRSQITDIGQVYGGKYQTVHLWSLIVKAMVRKSTATPG, from the coding sequence GTGGTAGATCCGTCATGGAATAAAGAAGGCATTAAAGTGACCTGCCAGGACCCCTGTAACCTGGTACGAAAGGGTCTGGGTGACAGCGTGGCGGATGACCTGCGTTTTGTCATCAAACATGTGGCAGGCGAAGAGAATTTTGTGGATATGTGGCCGAACAAATCCAATAATTACTGCTGCGGCGGCGGCGGCGGTTATCTCCAGTCAGGATTTGTCGAGAAACGCCGGGCCTTTGGAAGAATTAAATTTGACCAGATACAGGCCACCGGCGCTGATATCGTGGTGACGCCCTGTCATAATTGCCGCTCGCAGATAACGGATATAGGCCAGGTGTACGGCGGCAAGTATCAGACTGTACATCTGTGGAGCCTGATCGTTAAGGCGATGGTCCGCAAGTCCACGGCAACACCCGGCTAA
- a CDS encoding glycogen/starch synthase: MAKKSSEIKNVWMVTREYDGLAGAGGVKDVCKQLSHALARAGIKITVVMPLYGMMNKERLNLKPTSYSFNVRMDYTGEERQEEVCIWNLTQGKVRILFVDSARFSEKKSVYTYTAEEEAQDPSHKQGAGHYDYFAMNVLLQKAALELMIYMDERPEIIHCQDGHTAIMPAIIREVDGYRAYFAGTGALVTVHNAGVGYHQEVGDLSFARAITGLPGYVIEHSLLHNAFDPFIAAARYAVINTVSENYARELQETEADRLTGWLGHSLKSRGIVLEGVTNGIDPEDFDPEKPEKLGIPAAFSPLKDDFQGKEICKKTLIEDINRRKFEKVNAIGRIDYAAGKPLLTMVGRLTEQKGVDILVRALQMLMPKDKEFQALILGSGSRHIENSLATLAGLSENRGRMAVLFGYDPVLANQIYAAGDFFVIPSQYEPCGLTDFMAQLMGNVPIVHLTGGLVKVIDGQTGFGYSDHNPEALVQTIRKALAIYRDTPAVLRQIQRKAVETIDSHYTWDRVLGRYKSLYKKAQNMSKLIG; this comes from the coding sequence ATGGCCAAGAAAAGCAGTGAAATCAAAAACGTGTGGATGGTTACACGTGAATACGATGGACTGGCGGGCGCCGGGGGGGTAAAGGACGTATGCAAGCAACTCTCCCATGCCCTGGCCCGTGCCGGGATTAAGATTACGGTGGTCATGCCGCTTTACGGGATGATGAATAAGGAGAGATTAAATCTGAAGCCGACCTCTTATTCCTTCAACGTAAGAATGGATTATACCGGTGAAGAGCGGCAGGAAGAGGTGTGTATCTGGAACCTGACGCAGGGCAAGGTCCGGATTTTATTTGTGGATAGCGCCCGTTTCAGCGAAAAGAAAAGCGTTTATACTTATACTGCCGAGGAAGAGGCGCAGGATCCCAGCCACAAACAGGGCGCAGGCCATTATGACTATTTTGCCATGAATGTCTTGCTGCAAAAAGCAGCCCTCGAACTGATGATCTATATGGATGAAAGGCCTGAAATCATCCACTGTCAGGACGGGCATACGGCTATTATGCCGGCCATAATCCGCGAAGTCGATGGATACCGGGCCTATTTTGCAGGGACGGGCGCCCTGGTTACGGTGCATAATGCGGGGGTCGGTTATCACCAAGAGGTGGGCGACCTGTCTTTTGCCAGGGCTATTACCGGGTTGCCGGGATATGTCATTGAACATTCCTTGCTTCATAATGCCTTTGATCCTTTTATTGCGGCAGCGCGCTATGCAGTTATAAATACGGTGAGCGAAAACTATGCGCGGGAGCTTCAGGAAACGGAGGCAGATCGTCTTACCGGCTGGCTGGGCCATAGCTTGAAGTCCAGAGGAATAGTCCTTGAGGGTGTAACGAATGGCATTGACCCGGAGGATTTTGATCCGGAAAAACCGGAGAAGCTGGGTATTCCGGCGGCCTTCAGCCCATTAAAGGACGATTTTCAGGGCAAAGAAATCTGCAAGAAGACCCTTATCGAGGATATAAACAGGCGTAAGTTTGAGAAAGTAAACGCCATCGGCCGGATTGATTATGCGGCAGGCAAACCCCTTTTGACTATGGTGGGCCGGCTGACAGAACAAAAAGGCGTGGACATCCTGGTTCGGGCCTTACAGATGCTGATGCCAAAAGACAAAGAGTTTCAGGCGCTGATCCTGGGTAGCGGCTCCAGGCATATAGAGAACTCTCTGGCCACCTTGGCCGGCCTGTCGGAGAATAGGGGGCGTATGGCGGTTCTCTTTGGTTATGATCCGGTATTGGCCAACCAGATTTATGCGGCAGGGGACTTTTTTGTCATCCCTTCACAATATGAACCCTGTGGACTTACCGATTTTATGGCCCAGTTAATGGGTAACGTCCCCATTGTCCATCTGACCGGCGGTCTGGTTAAGGTTATCGACGGGCAGACCGGCTTTGGTTATTCAGATCATAACCCGGAAGCCCTGGTTCAAACTATCAGAAAGGCCCTGGCTATTTATCGGGACACCCCGGCAGTTTTACGGCAAATACAGCGTAAGGCCGTGGAAACTATAGATAGCCATTATACCTGGGACAGAGTACTGGGTCGCTATAAAAGTCTTTATAAAAAAGCACAGAATATGAGTAAATTAATTGGATAA
- a CDS encoding RiPP maturation radical SAM C-methyltransferase produces MPWPLFNRPSIQLGALKSYLASQDDALDISTYPIYLEVAAQIGFELYHEISKHSWITEAIYASLLFPEKNTSIHSLINKQKRSKKYKLHFDLSALKSKLSDHHEAFIRSRDWRQFNLIGFSICLNQLTSSLYAIRTLKARFPEITIVAGGSSCSGEMGRAILSSLPEIDFVVSGEGEKPLLSIVRLLKGEVDKPGPGVFYRNSQGMVSGGSYDEINALSSLPPPDYGDYFNLLQDISPRIPFLPVLPVEFSRGCWWRKCRFCNLNLQWHSYRKKSVPQMVGEIKDLTDRYPSIDLAFTDNALPPHQGPELFTALTTLEKDLGIFAELRAGQSAQALALMREGGLKTVQIGIEALSSSLLKRMGKGTTALQNIETMRHCEELGIIQSGNLITMFPGSSPAEVKETLDALDFVWPFYPLKMASFWLGYGSPVFCTAKEFGVKRTGNHHLYKSFLSKELFARLILIQQAHRGDRSRQYTLWRPVAKKVEMWRKDYFLLRNQYPSQPLLSYRDGGRFLSIRQIRSDGSVQIHRLHGPSRNVYLYCTTIKSLKDIKEGFPGCSLESLQKFFNELVQKRIMLKENDQYLSLAVREGGLRE; encoded by the coding sequence ATGCCCTGGCCGCTATTTAACCGGCCCTCCATACAACTCGGTGCGCTTAAATCCTACCTTGCATCGCAGGATGATGCCCTCGATATCTCCACTTACCCGATTTATCTGGAAGTCGCCGCCCAGATCGGTTTTGAACTCTACCACGAGATTTCAAAACATAGCTGGATTACCGAGGCTATCTATGCCTCACTCCTCTTTCCGGAAAAAAATACATCGATTCATTCCTTAATAAACAAACAAAAAAGGTCTAAAAAATATAAACTTCATTTTGATCTCTCCGCTCTTAAGTCTAAACTCAGCGATCACCATGAAGCTTTTATACGGTCGAGGGATTGGAGGCAGTTCAACCTAATAGGCTTCTCTATCTGCCTTAATCAGCTTACATCTTCACTCTACGCCATACGTACCCTGAAGGCGAGATTTCCAGAGATAACCATTGTAGCCGGCGGTTCAAGCTGTTCGGGCGAGATGGGACGGGCCATTCTCTCCAGCTTGCCGGAGATAGATTTTGTCGTCTCCGGTGAAGGCGAAAAACCCCTCTTATCCATTGTACGTCTTCTTAAGGGGGAGGTCGATAAACCAGGACCCGGGGTCTTTTACCGTAACAGCCAGGGCATGGTATCAGGGGGGAGTTATGATGAGATCAACGCCTTAAGCTCACTTCCGCCGCCGGATTATGGGGATTATTTTAACCTCCTACAGGATATATCCCCCCGGATTCCATTCCTGCCGGTCCTGCCGGTAGAGTTTTCACGCGGCTGCTGGTGGCGGAAATGCCGCTTTTGTAACCTTAACCTCCAATGGCACAGCTATAGAAAGAAATCTGTACCTCAGATGGTAGGGGAGATCAAGGACCTGACCGATCGCTATCCGTCCATTGATCTGGCCTTCACCGACAATGCGCTGCCGCCTCATCAGGGGCCGGAGCTTTTTACCGCCCTCACCACATTGGAAAAAGACCTTGGCATCTTCGCCGAGCTGCGCGCCGGACAATCCGCCCAAGCCCTGGCCTTAATGCGCGAAGGCGGGCTGAAAACGGTCCAGATCGGCATCGAGGCCTTAAGTTCTTCTCTGCTAAAACGAATGGGCAAAGGAACCACAGCCCTCCAGAATATAGAGACCATGAGGCACTGCGAAGAGCTGGGCATTATTCAATCCGGCAACCTGATCACCATGTTTCCTGGCAGCTCACCGGCTGAAGTGAAAGAAACACTGGACGCCCTCGATTTCGTATGGCCTTTTTATCCATTAAAAATGGCGTCTTTCTGGTTGGGCTACGGCAGTCCGGTCTTTTGTACTGCCAAAGAATTCGGGGTTAAACGGACAGGCAATCACCACCTGTATAAATCGTTTTTGTCAAAGGAACTCTTTGCACGACTAATACTAATACAGCAGGCTCATCGGGGCGATAGATCCCGACAATATACCTTATGGAGACCGGTAGCAAAAAAGGTGGAAATGTGGCGGAAAGACTATTTTCTTCTGCGAAACCAATATCCGTCGCAACCCCTTCTCTCTTACCGGGATGGGGGCAGGTTTCTCAGCATACGACAGATAAGATCAGATGGTAGTGTTCAAATCCATAGACTCCACGGTCCCTCCCGCAATGTATATCTCTACTGTACGACCATAAAATCACTCAAGGATATAAAAGAGGGATTTCCTGGCTGCTCGCTGGAGTCTTTACAAAAGTTTTTTAATGAATTAGTACAAAAACGTATTATGTTGAAAGAAAATGATCAATATCTTAGCCTGGCGGTCAGAGAAGGAGGACTCAGGGAGTGA
- the holB gene encoding DNA polymerase III subunit delta' yields MSFAEILGQEPAIKLLKNSLERGKVAHAYLFYGIEGIGKEKTARALARALNCLSPQGVEACAGKCRSCLKMESGAHPDLVVIKPSGAFIRIEQIRSLQRQLRYKPLEGRYRIVIITNADLLNKESANCLLKTLEEPPDASIIILMATDINELLPTIVSRCQAVPFRPLSPEVISEYLCSYGDNRFPPAQAALLASLSGGSLGRAVRLADSPLMEMRRDVCIQLISLSRQDMQGLLLLAEDLAGRKEELPEIIAMLSTCLRDSLFLRQGLDERHLINKDLREVLFEGARRWTEKEIIHGLELLHSAEQAVTRNYNRQLILENLFLQLAH; encoded by the coding sequence ATGTCGTTTGCGGAGATATTGGGACAGGAGCCGGCCATTAAATTGCTGAAAAACTCCCTTGAGAGAGGCAAGGTGGCCCACGCCTATCTCTTTTACGGGATCGAAGGCATCGGCAAGGAAAAGACCGCCCGCGCCCTGGCCCGGGCCCTCAATTGTCTATCACCGCAGGGCGTCGAGGCCTGTGCTGGTAAATGCCGCTCATGTCTAAAGATGGAAAGCGGCGCCCATCCGGACCTTGTCGTCATCAAACCAAGCGGGGCCTTTATAAGGATCGAACAGATAAGGTCTTTACAAAGGCAGTTAAGATACAAACCCCTGGAAGGGCGTTACCGCATCGTTATAATAACCAATGCCGATCTGTTAAACAAAGAATCGGCCAACTGCCTTCTCAAGACCCTGGAAGAACCGCCGGATGCCTCCATTATTATCCTGATGGCTACGGATATAAATGAACTTCTGCCCACCATCGTCTCCCGTTGCCAGGCCGTCCCCTTCCGCCCTCTCTCGCCGGAGGTGATTAGCGAATATCTCTGCTCCTATGGAGATAACAGGTTTCCCCCTGCCCAGGCTGCCCTTCTGGCCTCCCTCTCCGGGGGCAGCCTGGGCAGGGCCGTCAGGCTGGCCGATTCTCCGCTTATGGAGATGCGGCGGGATGTCTGCATACAATTAATCTCTCTTTCCAGGCAGGACATGCAAGGCCTGCTGCTCCTGGCCGAAGACCTGGCCGGACGGAAAGAGGAGCTCCCGGAGATTATCGCCATGCTCAGTACCTGCCTCCGGGACTCGTTGTTCTTACGGCAGGGGCTGGATGAGAGACACCTCATAAATAAAGACCTGAGAGAGGTCCTTTTTGAAGGCGCCCGGCGATGGACAGAGAAAGAGATTATACATGGTCTGGAACTCCTGCACAGCGCCGAGCAGGCCGTTACCAGGAATTATAACCGGCAATTGATATTAGAAAATCTATTTTTGCAGCTAGCCCATTGA
- the ricT gene encoding regulatory iron-sulfur-containing complex subunit RicT: MKLIPVRFRDNTRGIHADAGTFDLKKGDTVMVMTEHGHEPGMVIDQPLSIERETPPEGIPKVERLATEEEIIRHKDNLLKEKETRDFCLEQIRKTNLPMKLIVTERFFDGSKIIFYFTSEGRVDFRELVKTMVQKYHTRIEMRQIGVRNEAKFLGGMGHCGLPLCCASFLSEFEPISIRMAKEQDLPLNPAKISGACGRLLCCLAYECKTYAELKKGLPKIGRKVQTQQGEGRVIRHNTLRSTIVVSLADGSEMEVSPADIETGAEKGRKAQDEVPAS; this comes from the coding sequence GTGAAGCTGATCCCGGTTCGTTTCCGAGATAATACTCGGGGAATACATGCTGACGCCGGCACTTTTGATCTGAAAAAAGGCGATACGGTTATGGTTATGACCGAACATGGTCATGAACCAGGAATGGTTATAGACCAGCCGTTAAGCATAGAAAGGGAGACCCCGCCGGAGGGAATCCCCAAAGTAGAACGGCTGGCCACAGAGGAAGAGATCATCCGGCATAAAGACAATCTTTTGAAAGAAAAAGAGACCCGGGACTTCTGTCTGGAACAAATCCGGAAGACGAATCTCCCTATGAAGCTGATAGTCACGGAGAGATTCTTTGACGGCAGCAAGATAATTTTTTATTTTACCTCCGAAGGACGGGTTGACTTCCGGGAATTAGTGAAAACCATGGTACAAAAATATCATACACGCATAGAAATGAGGCAGATCGGCGTGCGAAATGAGGCCAAATTCCTGGGCGGTATGGGCCACTGTGGTCTTCCGTTATGCTGCGCATCTTTTCTGTCCGAATTTGAGCCCATCTCCATCCGTATGGCCAAGGAACAGGACCTGCCCCTGAATCCCGCCAAGATATCCGGGGCCTGTGGCCGCCTCCTCTGCTGCCTGGCTTATGAATGTAAGACCTATGCTGAACTTAAGAAAGGCCTGCCTAAAATAGGCAGAAAAGTTCAGACGCAACAAGGTGAGGGAAGGGTCATAAGGCACAACACCCTCCGCAGTACTATAGTTGTCTCCCTGGCCGACGGCAGCGAGATGGAAGTCTCGCCTGCGGATATAGAAACCGGGGCGGAAAAAGGACGCAAGGCCCAGGATGAGGTGCCTGCATCATGA